From Microbacterium sp. LWH11-1.2, one genomic window encodes:
- a CDS encoding CoA-binding protein, with product MSATNPATADACAVPAVADAVACALPGVAPAVSGRTWIGPNQQERFALLRRAKSVAIVGASNNPARASFFVATYLLSSTAYDVYLVNPRETEILGQPVYASLADLPVVPDVVDVFRRHDDLPGVAQEAIDVGAKALWLQLGSWNEEAAALAEEAGLSVVMDRCIKIEHARFHGGLHLAGFDTGVISSRRQLLSR from the coding sequence ATGAGCGCGACGAATCCAGCGACGGCGGACGCCTGCGCCGTCCCGGCTGTGGCGGACGCCGTGGCATGCGCGCTTCCCGGCGTCGCCCCGGCCGTATCGGGACGGACATGGATCGGCCCGAATCAGCAGGAGCGGTTCGCGCTGCTCCGCCGGGCGAAGTCCGTGGCGATCGTCGGCGCATCGAACAACCCGGCGCGCGCGTCGTTCTTCGTCGCGACGTACCTGTTGTCGAGCACCGCCTACGACGTGTACCTGGTGAACCCGCGCGAGACGGAGATCCTCGGCCAGCCCGTGTACGCCTCCCTCGCCGACCTCCCCGTGGTGCCCGACGTCGTCGACGTGTTCCGTCGCCACGACGATCTCCCCGGTGTCGCGCAGGAGGCGATCGACGTCGGTGCCAAGGCGCTCTGGCTGCAGCTCGGCTCGTGGAACGAGGAGGCCGCGGCCCTTGCAGAAGAGGCAGGGCTCTCGGTCGTCATGGATCGCTGCATCAAGATCGAGCATGCGCGATTCCACGGCGGACTCCACCTGGCCGGCTTCGACACCGGGGTGATCAGCTCCCGTCGCCAGCTCCTGTCGCGGTGA